The following proteins come from a genomic window of Achromobacter sp. AONIH1:
- a CDS encoding flagellar hook-length control protein FliK produces the protein MRGAGVLATARKHLQIQYAVAALLPAPLGSVCQVGKLENQRLLLVVPGPAHAAKLRQLAPRIAQSLADQGWNLNEIAVKVQAGLPKPGARQPKPPKEAQPLGDTALGAFETLHHNLRPGPLADAVAKLLKHHKE, from the coding sequence ATGCGGGGCGCCGGCGTCCTGGCGACTGCCCGCAAGCACTTGCAAATTCAGTACGCGGTGGCGGCGCTGTTGCCGGCCCCGCTGGGCTCCGTCTGCCAGGTAGGCAAGCTGGAAAACCAGCGCCTGCTGCTGGTTGTGCCCGGTCCCGCCCATGCCGCGAAGCTGCGTCAATTGGCTCCGCGCATCGCGCAAAGCCTGGCGGACCAAGGCTGGAACCTTAACGAAATTGCCGTGAAGGTACAAGCCGGCCTGCCCAAGCCCGGCGCCCGTCAACCGAAGCCGCCGAAAGAAGCGCAACCCCTGGGCGATACCGCCCTGGGCGCGTTCGAGACCTTGCACCACAATTTGCGGCCCGGCCCGCTGGCCGATGCCGTGGCGAAGCTGCTGAAGCACCACAAAGAGTAG
- a CDS encoding SDR family oxidoreductase → MDLGIKGRTALVFGGSRGMGRACAQQLAREGVSVTIAARNPERLEQAAAEIARETGIGVGWVSADLTQPAGRDAAIAACPHPDILINNADGPLPGDFRDWSHEDWVAALDAMMLGPIDMIRRVVDGMVERRFGRIVNIVSRSVKAPHAELGLSNGARSGLIGFVGGVARQTVRHNVTINNLLPGVFATDAQARHIRGMMDQFPGKSFEQVWDERGRSNPAGRYGEPEELGALCAYVCSAQAGYLTAQNILLDGGGYPGVY, encoded by the coding sequence ATGGATCTGGGAATCAAGGGCAGGACGGCGCTGGTGTTCGGCGGCAGCCGTGGCATGGGGCGCGCCTGCGCGCAGCAACTGGCGCGCGAGGGCGTGTCCGTGACGATCGCGGCGCGCAATCCCGAGCGGCTGGAACAGGCCGCCGCCGAGATCGCGCGCGAAACCGGCATTGGCGTGGGCTGGGTCTCGGCCGACCTGACGCAGCCGGCCGGACGCGACGCGGCCATCGCCGCCTGCCCGCATCCGGACATCCTGATCAACAACGCCGATGGGCCGCTGCCCGGAGATTTCCGCGACTGGTCGCACGAGGACTGGGTCGCCGCCCTGGACGCCATGATGCTCGGTCCCATCGACATGATCCGGCGCGTGGTCGACGGCATGGTCGAGCGCCGCTTCGGGCGCATCGTCAACATCGTGTCGCGCAGCGTCAAGGCGCCGCACGCCGAGCTGGGTCTGTCCAATGGCGCGCGCTCCGGCTTGATCGGTTTCGTCGGCGGCGTCGCGCGCCAGACCGTGCGGCACAACGTCACCATCAACAACCTGCTGCCGGGCGTTTTCGCCACCGACGCGCAGGCCCGCCACATCCGGGGCATGATGGACCAGTTCCCGGGCAAGAGCTTCGAGCAGGTCTGGGACGAGCGCGGGCGTTCCAATCCGGCGGGCCGCTATGGCGAGCCCGAAGAGCTGGGCGCTTTGTGCGCCTATGTTTGTTCCGCCCAGGCCGGCTATCTGACCGCGCAGAACATCCTGCTCGACGGCGGTGGCTATCCCGGAGTGTATTAG
- a CDS encoding tripartite tricarboxylate transporter substrate binding protein, translating to MIHTLYRRALAMACAVAAIGGLGMAADAAAEERPLILVVPYPPGGSTDILARILQPRLSQELGGRAVVVENRPGAASQIATAFVARAEPDGNTLLVSFDNHGINPAVKPKLPYDTFKDFVAITQTVRFPLVLGANPSVPGDNLKDFLAAAARQPANRYNYASTGVGSLNHLAPEELKRLSKVELLHVPYGGGGPAIQAVVGGQANMTWLSFAALRGQIQAGKIKPLAVAGEKRLADLPSVPTVAESGFPGFVAYSWSGMFAPKGTPDATIKKLTRDFKAVLADPDVRRKLGEAGFEIVASDGPALDAYVKAEYERWNAFIKTSNINLEN from the coding sequence ATGATCCATACGTTGTACAGACGCGCGCTGGCCATGGCCTGCGCGGTGGCGGCGATAGGCGGCCTGGGGATGGCGGCCGACGCGGCGGCCGAAGAGCGGCCGTTGATCCTGGTGGTGCCGTATCCGCCGGGCGGCAGCACCGATATCCTGGCGCGCATCCTGCAGCCGCGCCTGTCGCAGGAACTGGGCGGGCGTGCGGTCGTGGTCGAAAATCGACCGGGCGCCGCCAGTCAGATCGCCACGGCCTTCGTGGCCCGGGCCGAACCCGATGGCAACACGCTGCTGGTGAGCTTCGACAATCACGGCATCAATCCCGCCGTGAAACCCAAGCTGCCCTATGACACCTTCAAGGACTTCGTCGCCATCACACAGACCGTGCGCTTCCCGCTGGTGCTGGGCGCCAATCCGTCCGTGCCCGGCGACAACCTGAAGGACTTCCTGGCCGCCGCAGCCAGGCAGCCGGCCAATCGCTACAACTACGCGTCGACCGGCGTGGGGTCGCTCAATCACCTGGCCCCCGAAGAGCTCAAGCGCCTGTCCAAGGTGGAACTGTTGCACGTGCCTTATGGCGGCGGCGGACCAGCGATCCAGGCCGTGGTGGGCGGTCAGGCCAACATGACCTGGCTCAGCTTCGCCGCGCTGCGTGGCCAGATTCAGGCGGGCAAGATCAAGCCGCTGGCGGTCGCCGGCGAAAAAAGGCTGGCCGACCTGCCCAGCGTCCCTACCGTGGCGGAGTCCGGTTTTCCCGGATTTGTCGCCTACTCATGGAGCGGCATGTTCGCGCCCAAGGGCACGCCCGATGCCACGATCAAGAAGCTGACCCGCGATTTCAAGGCCGTGCTGGCCGACCCGGACGTCCGCAGGAAATTGGGCGAGGCGGGCTTCGAGATCGTGGCCTCCGACGGCCCTGCGCTGGATGCCTATGTGAAGGCCGAGTACGAACGTTGGAACGCCTTCATCAAGACCAGCAACATCAACCTCGAAAACTGA
- a CDS encoding M23 family metallopeptidase produces MHARDGRDGHFTLGGAHLALFLGGALVTAAIFGAAIQRYFTSDMPAVRAVGWPLAEDTGRDADFLRGNMNLLAAKIGTLQAKLVSIDGLGQRVAKVAGVAYTDPELAKQLASAQPSVSTQPEASGVMDELFTDQTPPTAASAEELGRQLDDIQVRLAQQSDNLKLLDAALTQRSADQARMPTAMPITDYPYLSSSYGWRRNPVTGRSALHEGLDFSAPPGTPILAASGGVVLESKFHPGYGNMVEIDHGDGLITRYAHASSLLVKQGQLVDRGQQIARVGSTGRSTGPHLHFEVRLAGQPLDPRLFLGPQQNAPPAMARAAGTDSATR; encoded by the coding sequence ATGCACGCCCGCGACGGGCGGGACGGGCATTTCACCCTCGGCGGGGCGCACCTGGCCTTGTTTCTTGGGGGCGCGCTGGTCACGGCGGCCATTTTCGGCGCCGCCATCCAACGATACTTCACTTCCGACATGCCGGCCGTGCGCGCCGTGGGCTGGCCGCTGGCCGAGGACACCGGGCGCGATGCCGATTTCCTGCGCGGCAACATGAATCTGCTGGCGGCGAAGATCGGAACGCTCCAGGCCAAGCTGGTCAGCATCGACGGATTGGGCCAGCGCGTGGCCAAGGTGGCGGGCGTGGCCTATACCGATCCCGAGCTGGCCAAGCAGCTTGCCTCGGCGCAGCCGAGCGTGTCGACCCAGCCCGAGGCCTCGGGCGTCATGGACGAGCTGTTCACCGACCAGACGCCGCCCACGGCCGCCTCGGCCGAGGAACTGGGCCGGCAGCTGGACGACATCCAGGTCAGGCTGGCGCAGCAGTCCGACAACCTGAAGCTGCTGGACGCCGCGTTGACGCAGCGTTCGGCGGACCAGGCGCGCATGCCGACCGCCATGCCCATCACCGACTATCCTTATTTGAGTTCGTCCTACGGTTGGCGCCGCAACCCGGTCACGGGCCGCTCGGCGCTGCACGAAGGGCTGGACTTCTCCGCGCCGCCGGGCACGCCCATTCTTGCCGCGTCGGGTGGCGTGGTGCTGGAGTCCAAGTTCCATCCGGGCTACGGCAACATGGTCGAGATCGACCATGGCGACGGCCTGATCACCCGCTACGCGCACGCCTCGTCGCTGCTGGTCAAGCAGGGGCAGCTGGTCGATCGCGGCCAGCAGATCGCCCGCGTCGGCAGCACCGGACGTTCCACCGGTCCGCACCTGCACTTCGAGGTGCGGCTGGCCGGCCAGCCGCTGGATCCGCGCCTGTTCCTGGGGCCGCAGCAGAACGCTCCGCCGGCCATGGCCCGCGCGGCCGGCACGGACAGCGCCACGCGCTGA
- the secA gene encoding preprotein translocase subunit SecA: MVSLLKKLIGSRNDRLLKQYRKLVTQINGLESKIAALSDAELAAKTDEFRSRHAQGTSLDDLLPEAFAVVREAGKRVFGMRHFDVQMLGGIVLHSGKIAEMRTGEGKTLMATLPVYLNAIAGKGVHVVTVNDYLARRDADWMGRLYRFLGMSTGVVVPQQPNEEKKAAYAADITYGTNNEFGFDYLRDNMEYRVEDRRQRALAYAIVDEVDSILIDEARTPLIISGQAEDHTELYIRMNAVPPLLKRMATEPKPQEPEPEGDYWVDEKSQQVYLSEAGHVNAEGILARLGILPEGESLYDPRHIALMHHLMVALRANTLFFRDQQYVVQDGEVVIVDEFTGRLMVGRRWSDGLHQAVEAKEGVKIQHENQTLASITFQNYFRMYEKLSGMTGTADTEAYEFQEIYGLETVIIPTNKPMVRKDQNDQVFKTNEEKYNAILNDIRDCHERGQPVLVGTTSIENSELLAGLLQKAKLKHEVLNAKQHAREAEIVAEAGKPGHITIATNMAGRGTDIVLGGSADKQIDLIRADESLTETEKTLRIEKVRSEWKPLNEQVKAAGGLRIIGTERHESRRIDNQLRGRAGRQGDPGSSRFYLSLEDPLMRIFAGDRVRAIMERLKLPEGEPIEAGMVTRSIETAQRKVEGRNFDIRKQLLEYDDVANDQRKVLYSQRNEVLEAASVGAMVENLRDAAVTEMFNTFVPPESVEEQWDVPALQKALEADWQIQLPLTEMLEKEPNITDEDLRERVVAAARQNYTAKVEQVGTESWSQFERSIMLQAIDTHWREHLSSLDYLRQGIHLRGYAQKNPKQEYKREAFELFSGMLDRIRDDVVRVLMTVRVQSQEQVEQAEAEAAQPHVQNVQYHHSDYDEALASSADDSGAQPVRNVLPKVGRNDPCPCGSGKKYKQCHGKLV; the protein is encoded by the coding sequence ATGGTTTCTCTGCTCAAAAAACTCATAGGTAGCCGCAACGATCGGCTGCTTAAGCAGTATCGCAAGCTGGTAACCCAGATCAATGGACTGGAGTCCAAGATCGCCGCGCTTTCCGACGCGGAACTGGCGGCCAAGACCGACGAATTCCGTTCCCGCCATGCCCAGGGCACGTCGCTGGACGACCTGCTGCCCGAAGCCTTCGCCGTGGTACGCGAAGCCGGCAAGCGGGTGTTCGGCATGCGTCATTTCGACGTGCAGATGCTGGGCGGCATCGTCCTGCACAGCGGCAAGATCGCCGAAATGCGCACGGGCGAAGGCAAGACGCTGATGGCCACGCTGCCGGTCTACCTGAACGCGATCGCCGGCAAGGGCGTGCACGTGGTCACGGTCAACGACTACCTGGCCCGCCGCGACGCTGACTGGATGGGACGCCTGTACCGCTTCCTGGGCATGTCCACGGGCGTGGTCGTGCCGCAGCAGCCGAACGAGGAAAAGAAGGCCGCCTACGCCGCCGACATCACCTACGGCACCAATAACGAATTCGGCTTCGACTATCTGCGCGACAACATGGAGTACCGCGTCGAGGACCGCCGCCAGCGCGCGCTGGCCTACGCGATCGTCGACGAAGTGGACTCCATCCTGATCGACGAGGCGCGCACGCCGCTGATCATCTCCGGCCAGGCCGAAGACCACACCGAGCTCTACATCCGCATGAACGCGGTGCCGCCGCTGCTCAAGCGCATGGCCACCGAGCCCAAGCCGCAGGAGCCGGAACCCGAAGGCGACTACTGGGTCGATGAAAAGAGCCAGCAGGTCTACCTGTCGGAAGCCGGCCACGTCAATGCCGAGGGCATCCTGGCGCGCCTGGGCATCCTGCCCGAGGGCGAGTCGCTGTACGATCCGCGCCATATCGCGCTGATGCATCACCTGATGGTGGCGCTGCGCGCCAACACGCTGTTCTTCCGCGACCAGCAGTACGTGGTCCAGGACGGCGAAGTGGTCATCGTCGACGAATTCACCGGCCGCCTGATGGTCGGCCGCCGCTGGTCGGACGGCCTGCACCAGGCCGTCGAGGCCAAGGAAGGCGTGAAGATCCAGCACGAGAACCAGACGCTGGCCTCGATCACCTTCCAGAACTATTTCCGCATGTACGAGAAGCTGTCCGGCATGACCGGCACGGCCGACACGGAAGCGTACGAATTCCAGGAAATCTACGGGCTCGAAACGGTCATCATCCCGACCAACAAGCCCATGGTCCGCAAGGACCAGAACGATCAGGTCTTCAAGACCAACGAGGAAAAGTACAACGCCATCCTCAACGACATCCGCGACTGCCACGAGCGCGGCCAGCCCGTGCTGGTGGGTACGACCAGCATCGAGAATTCCGAGCTGCTGGCCGGCCTGCTGCAGAAGGCCAAGCTCAAGCACGAAGTGCTCAACGCCAAGCAGCACGCGCGCGAAGCCGAGATCGTCGCCGAGGCCGGCAAGCCGGGCCACATCACCATCGCCACGAACATGGCGGGCCGCGGCACCGACATCGTGCTGGGCGGCAGCGCGGACAAGCAGATCGACCTGATCCGCGCCGACGAGTCGCTGACGGAAACCGAGAAGACGCTGCGCATCGAGAAGGTGCGTTCCGAGTGGAAGCCGCTGAACGAGCAGGTCAAGGCTGCCGGCGGCCTGCGCATCATCGGCACCGAGCGCCATGAGTCGCGCCGCATCGACAACCAGCTGCGCGGCCGCGCCGGTCGCCAGGGCGACCCGGGTTCTTCGCGTTTCTACCTGTCGCTGGAAGATCCGCTGATGCGCATCTTCGCCGGCGATCGCGTGCGCGCCATCATGGAACGCCTGAAGCTGCCCGAGGGCGAGCCCATCGAGGCCGGCATGGTGACGCGTTCCATCGAGACCGCGCAGCGCAAGGTCGAAGGCCGCAACTTCGACATCCGCAAGCAGCTGCTCGAGTACGACGACGTCGCCAACGACCAGCGCAAGGTGCTGTACTCGCAGCGCAACGAAGTGCTCGAAGCCGCCAGCGTGGGCGCGATGGTCGAGAACCTGCGCGACGCCGCCGTCACGGAGATGTTCAACACCTTCGTGCCGCCGGAATCGGTGGAAGAGCAGTGGGACGTGCCGGCCCTGCAGAAGGCGCTGGAAGCCGACTGGCAGATCCAGCTGCCGCTGACCGAGATGCTCGAGAAAGAGCCGAACATCACCGACGAGGACCTGCGCGAACGCGTGGTCGCCGCCGCGCGCCAGAACTACACGGCTAAGGTCGAGCAGGTGGGCACGGAATCGTGGTCGCAGTTCGAGCGCTCGATCATGCTGCAGGCCATCGACACGCACTGGCGCGAGCACCTGTCCTCGCTGGATTACCTGCGCCAGGGCATCCATCTGCGCGGCTACGCACAGAAGAACCCCAAGCAGGAATACAAGCGCGAAGCCTTCGAGCTGTTCTCCGGCATGCTGGACCGCATCCGCGACGATGTGGTGCGGGTGCTGATGACGGTGCGGGTGCAGTCGCAGGAGCAGGTTGAGCAGGCCGAGGCCGAAGCGGCGCAGCCGCACGTGCAGAACGTGCAGTACCACCACTCCGACTACGACGAGGCGCTGGCCAGTTCCGCCGACGACAGCGGCGCCCAGCCGGTGCGCAACGTGCTGCCGAAGGTCGGCCGCAACGATCCCTGCCCCTGCGGCAGCGGCAAGAAGTACAAGCAGTGCCACGGCAAGCTGGTCTGA
- a CDS encoding thiamine pyrophosphate-binding protein: protein MNTLTGAEAMVRMLQHNGVQHIFGLCGDTSLPFYDALYRLDHGMRHILTRDERSAGYMADAYARVTGKVGVCEGPSGGGATYLLPGLVEANESSVPVLGITSDVAVGSRGKYPLTELDQEALYRPLTKWNRTIDRADQIPGMVRAAFRHMTSGKPGAAHLCFPYDVMKQQVDAADIWAQPEHGSYPAMRCAPDPADVVRAAQRLAGARSPVIICGGGVVIAGASAALQDLAEMLKAAVCLTVSGQGSLADTHPLNAGVVGSNGGVMATRDVVAAADAVLFVGCRAGSTSTEHWRFPSRDVPILHIDVDPSVIGANYRTEVGMVGDARLALEALAVEVRERLAHRPADAVDGSVLAGRAKQARREQLETLAASLDTPIRPERVVQSLNRLLPDDAVVCADPGTPCPYFSAYYDVSRPGRHFITNRAHGALGFSMSAAMGAWVGRPQSKCVAVMGDGSFGFTVGELETIVRHKAPLLMVVFSNSVYGWIKASQKAGYDKRYYSVDFDRTDHARIAEAYGVKAWRVEDPAKLDAAIKAALAHDGPALIDVLAQPLQDAAAPVSQWMG from the coding sequence ATGAATACCCTGACCGGCGCGGAAGCGATGGTGCGCATGCTGCAGCACAACGGCGTCCAGCATATTTTTGGCCTGTGCGGCGATACCAGCCTGCCGTTCTATGACGCCTTGTACCGGCTCGACCACGGCATGCGCCACATCCTCACGCGCGACGAACGCAGCGCCGGCTACATGGCCGACGCCTACGCCCGGGTGACCGGCAAGGTGGGCGTATGCGAAGGCCCCAGCGGCGGCGGCGCGACCTATCTGCTGCCCGGCCTGGTGGAGGCCAACGAGTCGTCGGTGCCCGTGCTGGGCATCACGTCGGACGTGGCGGTCGGCTCGCGCGGCAAGTATCCGCTGACCGAGCTGGACCAGGAGGCGCTGTACCGTCCGTTGACCAAATGGAACCGCACGATCGACCGCGCCGACCAGATCCCGGGCATGGTGCGCGCGGCCTTCCGCCACATGACCTCCGGCAAGCCGGGCGCGGCCCACCTTTGCTTTCCCTATGACGTGATGAAGCAGCAGGTGGATGCGGCCGACATCTGGGCGCAGCCCGAGCACGGCAGCTATCCGGCCATGCGTTGCGCGCCGGACCCCGCCGACGTGGTGCGGGCCGCGCAGCGGCTGGCCGGCGCGCGTTCGCCCGTCATCATCTGCGGCGGCGGCGTGGTCATAGCCGGCGCCAGCGCCGCCTTGCAGGATCTGGCGGAGATGCTGAAGGCGGCCGTCTGCCTGACGGTCAGCGGGCAGGGCAGCCTGGCCGACACGCATCCGCTCAACGCCGGCGTGGTCGGTTCCAACGGCGGCGTCATGGCCACGCGCGATGTGGTGGCCGCCGCCGACGCCGTGCTGTTCGTGGGTTGCCGCGCGGGCTCCACGTCCACCGAGCACTGGCGCTTTCCGAGTCGTGACGTGCCGATCCTGCACATCGACGTGGATCCCTCGGTGATCGGCGCCAACTACCGCACCGAAGTCGGCATGGTGGGCGATGCCCGGCTGGCACTGGAGGCCCTGGCCGTCGAGGTGCGTGAACGCCTGGCGCATCGACCCGCCGACGCGGTCGACGGCTCGGTGCTGGCCGGCCGGGCGAAGCAGGCGCGGCGCGAACAGCTGGAGACGCTGGCCGCCAGCCTGGATACGCCGATCCGTCCCGAGCGCGTGGTGCAGTCGCTGAACCGCCTGCTGCCGGACGACGCGGTGGTCTGCGCCGATCCTGGCACGCCGTGCCCGTATTTCTCGGCGTACTACGACGTGTCGCGTCCCGGCCGTCACTTCATCACCAACCGCGCGCACGGGGCGCTGGGCTTTTCCATGTCGGCCGCCATGGGCGCGTGGGTGGGGCGGCCGCAGTCCAAGTGCGTCGCGGTCATGGGCGACGGCAGCTTTGGCTTCACGGTCGGTGAACTGGAAACCATCGTGCGACACAAGGCGCCGCTGCTGATGGTGGTGTTCTCGAATTCGGTCTATGGCTGGATCAAGGCCAGCCAGAAGGCCGGCTACGACAAGCGCTACTACAGCGTGGATTTCGATCGCACCGACCACGCCCGCATTGCCGAAGCCTATGGCGTGAAGGCATGGCGGGTGGAAGATCCGGCCAAGCTGGACGCGGCGATCAAGGCCGCGCTGGCGCATGATGGCCCGGCCCTGATCGACGTGCTGGCACAGCCGCTGCAGGATGCGGCGGCGCCGGTCAGTCAGTGGATGGGGTGA
- the lpxC gene encoding UDP-3-O-acyl-N-acetylglucosamine deacetylase, producing the protein MFRQRSIQNLVRTTGVGVHSGRRVELTLRPAQPNTGIVFHRVDLPEVVDLPAQAAGVGDTRMASVLQQGNVRVSTVEHLMSALAGLGIDNLHVDLTAEEVPIMDGSAATFVYLLRSAGIVEQNAPKQFIRVLKPVEVREGEGRNEKWARLEPHDGFALAFSIDFRHPAIDSTANFAEIDFATHSYVREIARARTFGFVNEVEALRSMGLARGGSLDNAIVMDEYRVLNSDGLRYDDEFVKHKILDAIGDLYLLGKPLVARYVACKSGHGLNNQLARALLAQQDAWELITYESQAEAPQAFRHEWKLA; encoded by the coding sequence ATGTTCCGACAGCGCAGCATTCAGAATCTCGTCCGCACGACAGGCGTCGGCGTCCACTCCGGACGGCGGGTAGAGCTCACCCTGCGCCCGGCACAACCCAACACCGGGATCGTATTTCACCGCGTCGACCTGCCCGAGGTCGTGGACCTGCCCGCGCAAGCCGCCGGCGTGGGCGACACTCGCATGGCGTCGGTGCTGCAACAAGGCAATGTCCGCGTTTCCACGGTGGAGCATCTCATGTCGGCGCTGGCCGGCCTGGGCATCGACAACCTGCATGTCGACCTGACCGCCGAAGAAGTCCCCATCATGGACGGCAGCGCGGCCACGTTCGTCTACCTGCTGCGCTCGGCCGGCATCGTCGAACAGAACGCGCCCAAGCAATTCATCCGCGTGCTCAAGCCCGTCGAAGTCCGCGAGGGTGAAGGCCGCAACGAGAAATGGGCCCGCCTCGAACCGCATGACGGCTTCGCGCTGGCGTTCTCGATCGATTTTCGCCATCCCGCGATCGACTCCACGGCCAATTTCGCCGAGATCGACTTCGCCACCCATTCCTACGTGCGCGAGATCGCTCGCGCACGCACCTTCGGCTTCGTCAACGAAGTCGAGGCGCTGCGCTCGATGGGCCTGGCCCGCGGCGGCAGCCTGGACAATGCCATCGTTATGGACGAGTACCGCGTGCTCAACAGCGACGGGCTGCGTTACGACGACGAATTCGTGAAGCACAAGATCCTGGACGCCATCGGCGACCTGTATCTGCTGGGCAAGCCGCTGGTGGCCCGCTACGTGGCTTGCAAGTCCGGACACGGACTGAATAACCAGCTGGCGCGCGCGCTGCTGGCGCAGCAGGACGCGTGGGAATTGATCACCTACGAATCCCAGGCTGAGGCGCCGCAGGCCTTCCGTCACGAGTGGAAGCTGGCCTGA
- a CDS encoding VOC family protein, giving the protein MLHAVGRTEFDHAVVMVRDRLDALAPHFERQGFHLSDKGVHNLGSCNRLIVLEGTYIELLGWPPGAPPARKEIAGSPFGLEALVFRTHDAEATYERLRAAGFAVNPVQELSRPALLDGREVTARFHTVRFAEQPLPGIRMYFCRHLTPECVWSPALMSHPNGARSLLRIDARAADAHAAAQRLALVAGVTAQAGKDGGWDVPLANLRIHVSEDPQAAQPTLSALTLENRDGAHYALDTGL; this is encoded by the coding sequence ATGCTGCATGCAGTCGGCCGCACCGAATTCGACCACGCCGTGGTCATGGTGCGCGACCGGCTGGATGCGCTGGCGCCGCATTTCGAGCGCCAGGGCTTTCACCTGAGCGACAAGGGGGTGCACAACCTGGGGTCGTGCAACCGCCTGATCGTGCTCGAGGGCACGTACATCGAGTTGCTGGGCTGGCCGCCCGGCGCGCCGCCGGCGCGCAAGGAAATCGCCGGTTCGCCGTTTGGGCTGGAAGCCCTGGTCTTCCGCACACACGACGCCGAAGCCACCTACGAGCGGCTGCGCGCCGCCGGCTTTGCCGTCAATCCGGTGCAGGAACTCAGCCGTCCCGCTCTGTTGGACGGACGTGAAGTCACCGCGCGCTTCCATACCGTGCGCTTCGCCGAGCAGCCCTTGCCCGGCATCCGCATGTATTTCTGTCGTCACCTGACGCCCGAATGCGTCTGGTCGCCGGCCTTGATGTCCCACCCCAATGGCGCGCGCAGCCTGCTGCGCATCGATGCCCGCGCGGCCGACGCCCATGCCGCCGCGCAACGCCTGGCGCTGGTCGCCGGCGTGACCGCGCAAGCTGGCAAGGACGGCGGCTGGGACGTGCCGCTGGCCAATCTGCGGATCCATGTCAGCGAGGACCCGCAAGCCGCGCAGCCGACTCTGTCGGCCTTGACCCTGGAGAACCGGGACGGCGCGCATTACGCGTTGGATACCGGGCTCTGA
- a CDS encoding cysteine dioxygenase family protein has product MSDVQTACPDLRTLCESVQTAQMNAARALLRDLASSVASANGILQGLPDALRAGRAESYMRHIAYADPHGAFTIAYLVWRQGQFSPVHGHKTWCTYQVLQGELSETHYRWDAEASAAIACGGTTRRPGDIVTATQGLHQIHRLGNASPEVAISLHIYGVDQADICSGVNHLIDKVLDASPRR; this is encoded by the coding sequence ATGTCCGACGTCCAAACTGCCTGCCCCGATCTGCGCACGCTGTGCGAGTCGGTTCAAACCGCGCAGATGAACGCGGCCCGCGCGCTGCTGCGCGACCTGGCCTCCAGCGTCGCCAGCGCCAATGGCATCCTGCAGGGCCTGCCCGACGCGCTGCGCGCCGGCCGTGCCGAATCCTACATGCGGCACATCGCCTACGCGGATCCGCACGGCGCCTTCACCATCGCCTACCTGGTCTGGCGCCAGGGGCAGTTCAGTCCCGTGCATGGCCACAAGACCTGGTGCACCTATCAGGTTTTGCAGGGCGAGCTGTCCGAAACCCACTACCGCTGGGACGCGGAGGCATCCGCCGCCATTGCTTGCGGCGGAACCACGCGCCGGCCGGGCGACATCGTCACGGCCACGCAGGGCCTGCACCAGATCCACAGGCTGGGCAACGCCAGTCCCGAAGTCGCCATCTCGCTGCACATCTACGGCGTCGATCAGGCCGATATCTGCAGCGGCGTGAATCATCTGATCGACAAGGTGCTGGACGCGTCGCCCAGGCGCTGA
- a CDS encoding GntR family transcriptional regulator, with amino-acid sequence MTQTRLASRTSEGQAELYNTVKAMAVRFDFKPGERINEVELARRLNVSRTPLREVLNQLMVEGFLTRAVNRGFIARLLDAKQIHSLYEYRAVLESGIVRAACERASDAELAELRAFVERSRDVPEDSEATRLLELDEAFHLMLARYSRNEEFVRALESVNARIHFVRWIDMQQGRRAHTQAEHMRIVQALERRDIEALPAMMGAHIGRRLDQITDVIRTGFSNIYMRDQADPAQAAQADTTTGEHR; translated from the coding sequence ATGACGCAGACCCGCCTCGCGTCCCGCACCTCCGAAGGCCAGGCAGAGCTTTACAACACCGTCAAGGCGATGGCGGTGCGTTTCGACTTCAAGCCCGGCGAGCGCATCAACGAGGTTGAACTGGCCCGGCGCCTGAACGTCAGCCGCACGCCCTTGCGCGAGGTGCTCAACCAGTTGATGGTGGAAGGCTTCCTGACCCGGGCGGTCAACCGGGGCTTCATCGCCCGGCTGCTGGACGCCAAGCAGATCCATTCGCTGTATGAGTACCGCGCCGTGCTGGAGTCCGGCATCGTGCGCGCGGCCTGCGAACGCGCCAGCGATGCGGAGCTGGCCGAACTGCGGGCCTTCGTCGAGCGTTCGCGCGACGTGCCGGAAGACAGCGAGGCCACGCGCCTGCTGGAGCTGGACGAGGCCTTCCACCTGATGCTGGCGCGTTACTCGCGCAACGAGGAATTCGTGCGCGCGCTGGAAAGCGTGAATGCCCGCATCCATTTCGTACGCTGGATCGACATGCAGCAAGGGCGCCGCGCGCACACGCAGGCCGAGCACATGCGCATCGTGCAGGCGCTGGAACGCCGCGACATCGAGGCCTTGCCCGCGATGATGGGGGCGCACATCGGCCGCCGCCTGGACCAGATCACCGACGTGATACGCACGGGTTTTTCCAACATCTACATGCGGGACCAGGCCGACCCCGCGCAGGCAGCGCAGGCCGACACCACAACAGGGGAACACCGATGA